In Streptomyces dangxiongensis, one DNA window encodes the following:
- the der gene encoding ribosome biogenesis GTPase Der, with product MNDDIQPDGSAAHEYEHGALGDAEYAEFMQLAAEEGFDIEDVEGAIEAAGHGPLPVLAVVGRPNVGKSTLVNRIIGRREAVVEDKPGVTRDRVTYEAEWAGRRFKVVDTGGWEQDVLGIDASVAAQAEYAIDAADAVVFVVDAKVGATDTDQAVVRLLRKAGKPVVLCANKVDGPSAEADATYLWSLGLGEPHPVSALHGRGTGDMLDAVLEALPEAPEQTFGTAVGGPRRIALIGRPNVGKSSLLNKVAGEERVVVNELAGTTRDPVDELIKLGGVTWKFVDTAGIRKRVHLQQGADYYASLRTAAAVEKAEVAVILIDASENISVQDQRIVTMAVDAGRAIVLAFNKWDTLDEERRYYLEREIETELAQVAWAPRVNVSARTGRHMEKLVPAIETALAGWETRVPTGRLNAFLGELVSAHPHPVRGGKQPRILFGTQAGTKPPRFVLFASGFIEAGYRRFIERRLREQFGFEGTPIHLSVRVREKRGAKKK from the coding sequence ATGAACGACGACATCCAGCCCGACGGCTCGGCCGCGCACGAGTACGAGCACGGGGCTCTCGGCGACGCCGAGTACGCGGAGTTCATGCAGCTCGCCGCGGAAGAGGGCTTCGACATCGAGGACGTCGAGGGCGCCATCGAGGCGGCGGGCCACGGCCCGCTGCCCGTGCTCGCCGTCGTCGGCCGCCCCAATGTCGGCAAGTCGACCCTGGTGAACCGGATCATCGGCCGTCGCGAGGCGGTCGTCGAGGACAAGCCGGGCGTCACCCGCGACCGTGTCACCTACGAGGCCGAGTGGGCCGGCCGCCGCTTCAAGGTGGTCGACACCGGCGGCTGGGAGCAGGACGTCCTCGGCATCGACGCCTCCGTGGCAGCGCAGGCCGAGTACGCGATCGATGCGGCCGACGCGGTCGTCTTCGTCGTCGACGCCAAGGTCGGCGCGACCGACACCGACCAGGCGGTCGTCCGGCTGCTGCGCAAGGCGGGCAAGCCGGTCGTGCTGTGCGCCAACAAGGTCGACGGCCCGAGCGCCGAGGCGGACGCGACCTACCTGTGGTCGCTCGGCCTCGGCGAGCCGCACCCGGTCTCCGCCCTGCACGGCCGCGGCACCGGCGACATGCTGGACGCCGTCCTGGAGGCGCTGCCGGAGGCGCCCGAGCAGACCTTCGGCACCGCCGTCGGCGGTCCGCGCCGCATCGCGCTCATCGGCCGCCCGAACGTCGGCAAGTCCTCGCTGCTGAACAAGGTGGCCGGGGAGGAGCGCGTCGTCGTCAACGAACTGGCGGGCACCACCCGCGACCCGGTCGACGAGCTGATCAAGCTGGGCGGCGTCACCTGGAAGTTCGTCGACACGGCGGGCATCCGCAAGCGGGTCCACCTCCAGCAGGGCGCCGACTACTACGCCTCGCTGCGTACGGCCGCCGCCGTGGAGAAGGCCGAGGTCGCGGTCATCCTGATCGACGCCTCCGAGAACATCTCGGTCCAGGACCAGCGCATCGTCACCATGGCCGTCGATGCGGGACGCGCGATCGTCCTCGCCTTCAACAAGTGGGACACCCTGGACGAGGAGCGCCGCTACTACCTGGAGCGGGAGATCGAGACGGAGCTGGCCCAGGTCGCCTGGGCGCCCCGGGTCAACGTCTCGGCCCGCACCGGCCGGCACATGGAGAAGCTGGTCCCGGCGATCGAGACGGCGCTGGCGGGCTGGGAGACGCGCGTCCCGACGGGCCGCCTGAACGCCTTCCTCGGCGAGCTTGTCTCGGCCCATCCGCACCCCGTCCGGGGTGGCAAGCAGCCGCGCATCCTCTTCGGCACCCAGGCCGGCACCAAGCCGCCGCGGTTCGTGCTCTTCGCCTCGGGCTTCATCGAGGCGGGTTACCGGCGCTTCATCGAACGCCGCCTGCGCGAGCAGTTCGGCTTCGAGGGCACCCCGATCCACCTCTCGGTGCGGGTGCGCGAGAAGCGCGGCGCGAAGAAGAAGTGA
- a CDS encoding transglycosylase family protein: MSDCADTTRNTDRPGSARKGRTTAALAGAALLAPLGLLAATGNAAAADNGVWDRIAQCESGGNWHINTGNGYYGGLQFSAGTWRAYGGTAYAPTADQASRSAQITVATKVQGAQGWGAWPVCSARAGAAGAAPASASGTSSGNSASHSSATGNSSTGNNSPARNTATPRSATTPSAPAATPERPAATTNRSASRGAYTVREGDTLSIIAARYGTSWQRLYAANRAVIGADADLIVPGQHLAL; the protein is encoded by the coding sequence ATGTCCGACTGTGCTGATACCACCCGCAACACCGACCGCCCCGGCAGCGCCCGCAAGGGCCGCACGACGGCCGCGCTGGCCGGAGCCGCCCTGCTGGCCCCGCTGGGGCTGCTGGCCGCGACCGGCAACGCCGCCGCGGCGGACAACGGGGTGTGGGACCGCATCGCCCAGTGCGAGAGCGGCGGCAACTGGCACATCAACACCGGCAACGGTTACTACGGCGGGCTCCAGTTCTCCGCCGGCACCTGGCGCGCGTACGGCGGCACCGCCTACGCCCCGACGGCCGACCAGGCCTCCAGAAGCGCGCAGATCACCGTCGCCACCAAGGTCCAGGGCGCTCAGGGCTGGGGCGCCTGGCCGGTCTGCTCGGCCCGCGCCGGAGCCGCCGGCGCCGCCCCGGCGTCCGCCTCCGGCACGTCCTCCGGGAACAGCGCGTCCCACAGCAGCGCGACCGGGAACAGCTCGACCGGGAACAACAGCCCGGCCCGGAACACCGCGACACCGAGGAGCGCGACGACGCCGTCCGCCCCGGCCGCGACGCCGGAACGCCCGGCGGCCACCACCAACCGCAGCGCGTCCCGCGGGGCCTACACGGTCCGCGAGGGCGACACCCTGAGCATCATCGCCGCCCGGTACGGAACCAGCTGGCAGCGGCTCTACGCCGCCAACAGGGCCGTCATCGGCGCCGATGCCGACCTGATCGTGCCCGGCCAGCACCTCGCGCTCTGA
- the ctaD gene encoding aa3-type cytochrome oxidase subunit I, whose amino-acid sequence MGTEVAGTTARPVRSGRGGRLLVEWLITTDHKRIGHLYLITGFCFFLAGGVMALLMRAELARPGLQLMSSEQYNQLFTLHGTIMLLLFATPSFAGFANELMPLQIGAPDVAFPRLNMLSYWLFTFGGLIVMGSLLVPDGPADFGWFAYAPLNDSAHSPGLGPDLWIMGLALSGFGTILGAVNFITTIIGMRAPGMTMFRMPIFTWNTLFTSILILLAFPVLAAALLVLEADRRFGARVFEAANGGALLWQHLFWFFGHPEVYIIALPFFGIVTEIIPVFSRKPVFGYLTLVGATMTITGLSVVVWAHHMFATGAVLLPFFSLTSFLIAVPTGVKFFNWTGTMIKGSLSFETPMLWTLGFLATFLFGGLSGVILASPPLDFHVTDSYFVVAHFHYVVFGTVVFAVFGGFFFWWPKFTGRMLDERLGKIQFWTLFIGFHTTFLVQHWLGAEGMPRRYADYLAADGFTALNTVSTIGAFLLGVSTLPFLYNVWTTAVHGAKVETDDPWGYGRSLEWATSCPPPRHNFVTLPRIRSESPAFDLHHPEYAGQAPQPEPERHQAGR is encoded by the coding sequence ATGGGGACCGAGGTCGCGGGGACGACGGCACGGCCGGTGCGCAGCGGCCGGGGCGGCCGGCTGCTCGTCGAGTGGCTCATCACCACCGACCACAAGAGGATCGGGCATCTGTACCTGATCACGGGGTTCTGCTTCTTCCTGGCCGGCGGGGTCATGGCCCTGCTGATGCGCGCCGAACTCGCCCGGCCGGGACTCCAGCTCATGAGCAGCGAGCAGTACAACCAGTTGTTCACGCTGCACGGCACGATCATGCTGCTGCTGTTCGCCACCCCGAGCTTCGCCGGCTTCGCCAACGAGCTGATGCCGTTGCAGATCGGCGCGCCGGACGTGGCGTTCCCCCGGCTGAACATGCTGTCGTACTGGCTCTTCACGTTCGGCGGGCTGATCGTGATGGGCTCGCTGCTGGTGCCGGACGGGCCGGCCGACTTCGGCTGGTTCGCCTACGCGCCGCTCAACGACTCCGCCCACTCCCCCGGCCTCGGCCCGGATCTGTGGATCATGGGGCTGGCGCTGTCCGGCTTCGGGACGATCCTCGGCGCGGTCAACTTCATCACCACCATCATCGGGATGCGCGCCCCCGGGATGACGATGTTCCGGATGCCGATCTTCACCTGGAACACGCTGTTCACGTCGATCCTGATCCTGCTGGCCTTCCCGGTGCTGGCGGCGGCGCTGCTGGTGCTGGAGGCGGACCGGCGGTTCGGCGCCCGGGTGTTCGAGGCGGCCAACGGGGGCGCGCTGCTGTGGCAGCACCTGTTCTGGTTCTTCGGGCACCCCGAGGTGTACATCATCGCGCTGCCGTTCTTCGGGATCGTCACGGAGATCATCCCGGTGTTCAGCCGCAAGCCGGTCTTCGGATATCTGACGCTGGTCGGCGCCACCATGACGATCACCGGGCTGTCGGTGGTGGTGTGGGCGCACCACATGTTCGCCACCGGCGCGGTGCTGCTGCCGTTCTTCTCGCTCACGTCGTTCCTGATCGCGGTGCCGACGGGCGTGAAGTTCTTCAACTGGACCGGCACGATGATCAAGGGCTCGCTGTCCTTCGAGACGCCGATGCTGTGGACGCTGGGCTTCCTGGCGACCTTCCTGTTCGGCGGGCTGTCCGGGGTGATCCTGGCGTCGCCGCCGCTGGACTTCCACGTCACGGACTCGTACTTCGTGGTCGCCCACTTCCACTACGTCGTCTTCGGCACGGTCGTCTTCGCGGTCTTCGGCGGCTTCTTCTTCTGGTGGCCGAAGTTCACCGGCAGGATGCTCGACGAGCGGCTCGGGAAGATCCAGTTCTGGACCCTGTTCATCGGCTTCCACACCACCTTCCTCGTGCAGCACTGGCTGGGCGCCGAGGGCATGCCCCGCAGGTACGCCGACTACCTGGCGGCCGACGGCTTCACGGCGCTCAACACGGTCTCCACGATCGGCGCGTTCCTGCTGGGCGTGTCCACGCTGCCGTTCCTCTACAACGTCTGGACGACGGCCGTGCACGGCGCGAAGGTCGAGACGGACGACCCCTGGGGGTACGGCCGTTCCCTGGAGTGGGCGACCTCCTGCCCGCCGCCCCGGCACAACTTCGTCACCCTGCCCCGGATCCGCTCGGAGTCCCCGGCGTTCGACCTGCACCACCCGGAGTACGCGGGCCAGGCTCCGCAACCCGAGCCCGAGCGGCACCAAGCCGGTCGCTGA
- a CDS encoding I78 family peptidase inhibitor: MAPIPTPPAEPQDSPDGYVGLDAPQAERLARERGWPSVRSLPPGTVITMEYRAGRLNFEVRDGRVARAWKG; encoded by the coding sequence ATGGCACCGATTCCCACTCCGCCAGCGGAGCCCCAGGACAGTCCGGACGGGTACGTCGGTCTCGACGCCCCACAGGCCGAGCGGCTCGCCCGGGAGCGCGGCTGGCCGTCGGTACGGTCGCTGCCGCCGGGCACGGTCATCACCATGGAGTACCGTGCGGGCCGGCTGAACTTCGAGGTGCGGGACGGCCGGGTGGCCCGCGCCTGGAAGGGCTGA
- a CDS encoding phosphatase PAP2 family protein, producing the protein MRTERNLIRRLDRVFTRLDREPERPAHIDVPRMSRHRVVLFSATLAFYLAIVWAVVTTSWLVRLDWQVMFFRPYQQWPQIHAFLDYYVVLGQRGPTAVMVAAWLGWRSWRQHTLRPLLTLAASLLLLNITVGAAKLGMGRLGPHYATVIGSNEMGLGGDIFPSGHTANAVVTWGILAYLASTPRARRWLSALSAVTSLGVGLTTVYLGTHWLSDVLLGWAAGLLILLALPWFEPLIAQAELWLFVLRDRLRARGGLPAPEPAVPVRPVALRPRGTAAEPAPVREPVSATRASRGPAHLAPGPHTARSERTPVTPVGSRRPPHSDRLPRGTSQPARPLTGG; encoded by the coding sequence GTGCGTACCGAACGAAACCTCATCCGGCGTCTGGACCGGGTGTTCACCAGACTGGACCGTGAGCCCGAACGACCGGCTCACATCGATGTGCCGAGGATGAGCCGGCACCGGGTCGTCCTGTTCTCCGCGACCCTGGCTTTCTACCTGGCGATCGTGTGGGCCGTGGTGACCACCTCCTGGCTGGTCCGGCTGGACTGGCAGGTCATGTTCTTCCGGCCGTACCAGCAGTGGCCGCAGATCCACGCCTTCCTCGACTACTACGTGGTGCTCGGCCAGCGCGGCCCCACCGCGGTGATGGTCGCGGCCTGGCTCGGCTGGCGCTCCTGGCGGCAGCACACACTCCGCCCGCTGCTGACCCTGGCCGCCTCGCTGCTGCTGCTGAACATCACGGTCGGCGCCGCCAAGCTCGGCATGGGGCGGCTCGGTCCGCACTACGCCACCGTGATCGGCTCCAACGAGATGGGCCTCGGCGGCGATATATTCCCCAGCGGCCACACCGCCAACGCGGTCGTGACCTGGGGAATCCTGGCGTATCTGGCCTCCACCCCGAGAGCGCGCCGCTGGCTGTCGGCCCTCTCGGCGGTCACCTCGCTCGGCGTCGGCCTCACCACCGTCTACCTCGGTACGCACTGGCTGAGCGACGTGCTCCTCGGCTGGGCCGCGGGCCTGCTGATCCTGCTCGCCCTGCCCTGGTTCGAGCCGCTGATCGCCCAGGCCGAGCTGTGGCTCTTCGTCCTGCGCGACCGTCTGCGCGCCCGCGGCGGCCTGCCCGCGCCGGAACCGGCCGTCCCGGTCCGGCCGGTGGCGCTCCGGCCGCGCGGCACCGCGGCGGAGCCGGCGCCGGTCCGCGAGCCGGTCTCCGCGACCCGGGCCTCCAGGGGTCCGGCCCACCTGGCCCCTGGGCCGCACACGGCCCGTTCGGAACGCACCCCGGTCACCCCGGTGGGCAGCCGCCGCCCGCCGCACTCCGACCGTCTCCCCCGCGGTACGTCCCAGCCGGCCCGCCCACTGACAGGCGGCTGA